Within the Nicotiana tabacum cultivar K326 chromosome 11, ASM71507v2, whole genome shotgun sequence genome, the region ATTACTCTTTACTTTGATATTTGGAACGTGGACTTGACTTTGTGGTTTTGTTATTCCCTTTTGAAAGAGGCTTACTCAGTGACACTTTATTCTATGTTTTCGTTTTATGCccctttatttttgtatttgttaTCCCTTTCACTTGCCATTATTCTGTTGTTATATTTGACTTTTTATTTGTTATTTCGTCATTTCTTGATATATAATTGTACAGGTTTattgtaggtgtcttgtcttagcctcgttaCTATCTCGTCAGGgttagacttgacacttactgaggATATTatgttggttgtactcatattacaatTCTGCACGTCTTGTGCAAATCCGGATATTGGTACCAGTGGAGTCACGAGGGGTGCTTAACAGATACTGTGCAGGTGATTCGAGGTAGAGTTGCATTTCATTCGCAAACCTTGAGTCATCTtcttatttttgttgtattgtttCCAATTTTCCGGACAATGTTGTATTTTTCTGAGAACAGTGCATGTAGTAAACTCTAGaaactcatgtacttgtgactccacaTCTTGGTATGGTTTGCGTTAGATGTTGGTTTTAGACTtattatatttatcttttttatgCTATGTTATTATCCTGTTGTTAGTCAATTAATATTGTAGTTTCTTTTGTATTTTACTGTTGCGTGTTATCTTGGCTAACTATCGATGTTAGGCGCTGTCACGACTCCGattgtgattttgggtcgtgacccTTAGAAACACATATGGATAGAACAGTTCTAATTATCCTTACGAGAAATTCTTAGTCATAACCAAGTGACAAACTGTGCTATCAAAAACTCTTGGCAGAGGAGACGGTATTTTTGTCCCAAACTGTGACAACCACACAAATCTTTCTAAGACAGACAAGAGCATATATCACCTTCTATATGCAATAAAGGTCATGAAAACAAGATAATAATTACTAGTACTACTTTATCTCACAAATGATCATTTTTTAACATTACTTCATCTTTTACTTTTACTgccaacaaaacaaacaaaaaagaaaaaacaagcaTGCAAGAAATTATCTAAGAACTTAAGACTCTATGAATTACGTTAAGAAATTCTTCATGAGCAGTGAGCTGAGGGAAATGGCCTCGAGTGTTGATGATCTCCACCGTTGATTCTCCCTTGATGTTGGTGTGCATGAACGTAGCAACTGAATTTGGAACAGCAAAATCAATCTTGCACTGAATTATGGTACACGGGGTGACAACCTTTTCAAGAATGGCTCGATAATCACTGAGAAAAACTGTTTTTGCTAAAGGCAATGCAACTTCAACTCCCATTCTTTTCAAAGATTTCTCGAATTTCTCAACAGAGGGAGGATCACTTGGATCCACAGCTATACGAGCAAAGCTTGAACTCCAAACGCCGTAGTTCTCCTCAATGTTTTGAAACATCTGCTCTATATCTGCTATTTCAAAACCTCCTACATAATCTTCCAAGTTAATGAACCTATACGGCcagggaaaagaaaaaatgagtTGTTAGGGGAGATTATTTTGAAGACACACAAGGGCCAAACACTGGTGTATAAAAGGATAAACCGTATCTTTCGACAGTTTCGACCTATTAATTTACAGAAGATGATAGTTAATATTTGCAAGAAAAGATTAACTTTTTCCATACGGTATAACTCTGATGATGCAGTCTTTGGTCAGTGGATTCAATTGATACAAAAGTTATACGCATGTGAAAAATTActaaattgtttaataaatatgaaattctgaACTTATTATTTCAAAAGTTTATTGATTTCCAGTGCTAAGAAcgataaggggtcgtttggtacgagAGATAAGGTGAGATAAGATATTAAATTTATACTGTATTTGGTTGGCAGTATAAATTTATTTAATCTCATACTTGATCTAGGATATCCTATCTTATTCTACCTTATCCCATCAAATGTGGGATTATTTTATCTCATCTCTCATGAGGTATAAATTAGTTTTGGAATTATAATCTTGGAATTATAATTTCGGAATAATATAGTCCGTGTACCAAACGACCATATTGAATCCATCAAGTTTAAACATAGAATATGGATGTAATGATGATGTTCTCTtaactaaaacaagaaaaaggaAGGTTTGCCGTGGTGATCATTCTACTCGTTAGTTGTTACCACTATTAATAATACTTCCTTTTACCTTTACAAGAAATTAACTATTTAAGGAAGTTATCAAAGTTTGATCACTACCCTGGGAGATGGTTTTGTGTAGGACTAATATCATTGATTAGCTAGTACGCATAGTAATAATTAGAATAAACTTAgtggcgtttggacataaaaattgtaaaatttcaaaaaaagtaaaaaaaaaatcaagtgaaaatgatatttaaaaattagaattaTGTTACATAAATacattttttggttgttttttaaatttttgtgagtgatattaagtgaaaattttgaaaaataatttttttaagtttttaaaatGTTTGAAAATTCCGAAAATTCAAGTGAAAACGGAAAATTTTATCCAAAcataatttcgaaaaaaagtgtttttttttatttatggtCAAACGGCCCTTAAAAAACCTTTACCGAAAGGTGCAAGATAAAGTGGTGAAAATTGCATTCCaagtaaggaaaaaagaaataCTATCTCTTAATGGTGACTCATACAACTCTTATTTCCTTTACTAGGAAACATCAGAACCCAATATATGCAGAAATATACAGAGAAAGAAACATAAGCATATACAGGCATGTCCATACAATGAGCATCTAAATTAATTTTTGTTTGACTTCTGATAACTTAATCGAGGGTAGTCAAAATTGTTTAAGACGAtaaaataattaagtaaataaaagcatACTCTTTTTTGCAgtttaaacttttaaataagATAATCACACAACTCAATATGGTACAAAAGCATAAGGGGTGACTATTACCCCACctaaaagtaagaaaataaataaaaagagtgAGGTAtagataaaaatataattaagtaaattaaACTAGAAAATAACCTGGGAGAAGATGCAACAAGGATGAGCCTGGTGAAGAGATTCGGTCTTTTGATAGAAGCAATGCAACCAATGATGCCAGACATGGAGTGACCCACAAAAATAGAAGAATCCAACTTCATTTCATCAAGGAGAGCTATTAAGTCATCAGCAAAAGCTTCATAGGAGGAGTATTTCTGAGAGTCAAAAAGACTTTGATCTTTAACAGCACCAGAAAAGCTCCAGTCAAAGAGGAGAATCTGGTAATTAGACATGAGTTTGGGCAATATTTTATCCCAAACAGACTGGTCTCCTCCATACCCATGTGCCAGAATTATGGTTTCTTTTCCTGAACCTATTATTCTTGCTTTCATGTTTGTGGACAAAACACCCTTATGCAATATCACCATCTTTTAATTTATTTGCTTCTAGtaggaagaagaaaacagaacAAGTATGGTTGAGTAGTTATTGGCTTTATTTTGTGTAGTCTGTGGCTACAGTTatataggaaaaatgaaggaGGTTTATTGGCCAAAAAGACGATATTATTTTAACTGTTAATGTCAATATCAAGAGAAAACCATCTTTATATTTAAT harbors:
- the LOC107802235 gene encoding karrikin insensitive 2 receptor IA-like, with amino-acid sequence MVILHKGVLSTNMKARIIGSGKETIILAHGYGGDQSVWDKILPKLMSNYQILLFDWSFSGAVKDQSLFDSQKYSSYEAFADDLIALLDEMKLDSSIFVGHSMSGIIGCIASIKRPNLFTRLILVASSPRFINLEDYVGGFEIADIEQMFQNIEENYGVWSSSFARIAVDPSDPPSVEKFEKSLKRMGVEVALPLAKTVFLSDYRAILEKVVTPCTIIQCKIDFAVPNSVATFMHTNIKGESTVEIINTRGHFPQLTAHEEFLNVIHRVLSS